One stretch of Methanobacterium aggregans DNA includes these proteins:
- a CDS encoding glycosyltransferase family 2 protein, with protein sequence MKTWENVKFYSKMYARRIRYVYPIKNRLESKRNKKILEEKRLKSKNTNEPLVSVLIPTYNRPELLTERTVPSVLRQSYQNFELIIVGDHCTNDTEEKLKKFHDERIKFFNLPERGKYPENPHERWLVAGSVPANKAIELSSGEWLAPLDDDDEFSDDHIETLLKFAMDNDYEMVYGKVRMETEPDKWEELGSYPLEGSCISHMSVLYSSKLKFLKYDLNSWKYIEPTDLKMWRQMKEAGARIGFIDRIVGNHYLEKNQENK encoded by the coding sequence ATGAAAACCTGGGAGAATGTTAAGTTCTATTCTAAGATGTACGCCAGAAGAATCAGGTACGTGTATCCCATCAAGAATCGTCTGGAGAGTAAGAGGAATAAAAAGATCCTTGAAGAAAAGAGGTTAAAGAGTAAAAATACAAATGAACCACTTGTTTCAGTCCTAATCCCCACATATAATCGCCCCGAACTCTTAACAGAACGTACAGTGCCCTCAGTACTGAGGCAAAGCTACCAGAACTTTGAACTGATAATCGTTGGCGACCACTGTACAAATGACACCGAGGAGAAATTAAAAAAGTTCCATGATGAAAGGATAAAGTTTTTCAACCTTCCTGAAAGGGGTAAGTATCCAGAAAATCCCCATGAACGATGGCTGGTTGCAGGTTCAGTGCCTGCAAACAAAGCCATTGAACTATCTTCTGGTGAGTGGCTGGCACCCCTGGATGATGATGATGAATTTTCTGATGACCACATTGAAACACTCCTGAAATTTGCCATGGACAACGATTATGAGATGGTTTATGGAAAGGTTCGCATGGAAACTGAACCTGATAAATGGGAGGAACTGGGTTCCTATCCACTTGAGGGCAGCTGTATCTCCCACATGTCTGTACTCTACAGTTCCAAATTAAAATTCCTTAAATACGACCTCAACTCCTGGAAGTACATTGAACCCACTGACCTTAAGATGTGGAGGCAGATGAAGGAAGCAGGTGCAAGAATTGGATTCATTGACAGGATCGTTGGAAACCACTACCTGGAAAAAAACCAGGAAAATAAATGA